Proteins from a single region of Spirochaetota bacterium:
- a CDS encoding branched-chain amino acid ABC transporter permease — MSSYKDGDIKNKSLIKKFEFLIKRRLSLFLIASILIMFIIYFFNKLNIFNNYIMQIINVSLIYVILAVSLNLINGFTGLFSIGHMGFAAIGAYVSATITTLILKIRPDSFGNYLIFIIAILIGGISSFFVGILIGFPSLKVKGDYLAIITLAFGEIIRTILNNINYVGGPRGLLGIPKFSNFIIIYISTLLTIVIIRNIVFSSHGRALLSIRENEVASELLGINITKYKIISFAIGAFFAGIAGGLLCHLLQIAHPTQFGFLGSILVLIMVYAGGMGSISGSVIAAFVLTFLSEGLRILLGNLSEILNFPIGDQWRMVLYSLLLIFIMLFRSEGLMGMKEFKFLIPEEEESHAECSKN; from the coding sequence ATGTCTTCTTATAAAGATGGAGATATTAAAAACAAAAGCCTAATAAAAAAATTTGAATTTTTAATCAAAAGGAGACTTTCATTATTTTTAATTGCTTCTATTCTAATAATGTTTATTATCTATTTTTTTAATAAACTAAATATTTTTAACAATTATATAATGCAGATAATAAATGTTTCTTTAATATATGTAATTCTAGCTGTATCTCTAAACTTAATAAATGGTTTCACTGGATTATTCTCAATTGGTCATATGGGTTTCGCGGCTATTGGGGCCTATGTTTCTGCAACCATTACTACTTTAATATTAAAAATTAGACCAGATTCTTTTGGAAACTATTTAATTTTTATTATAGCAATTTTAATAGGAGGTATTTCATCTTTTTTTGTCGGTATACTTATAGGTTTTCCTTCATTAAAAGTAAAAGGGGATTATTTAGCAATTATAACATTAGCTTTTGGAGAAATTATTAGGACTATTTTAAATAATATAAATTATGTAGGTGGTCCAAGAGGATTATTGGGAATACCAAAATTTTCAAATTTTATAATAATATATATTTCAACATTGCTAACAATTGTAATTATTAGAAATATAGTATTTTCTTCACATGGAAGAGCTCTTCTTTCTATTAGAGAAAATGAAGTTGCTTCAGAATTATTAGGAATAAACATTACTAAATATAAAATAATATCTTTTGCAATTGGTGCATTTTTTGCTGGAATAGCTGGAGGTTTATTATGTCATTTACTTCAAATAGCCCATCCTACTCAATTTGGTTTTTTAGGCTCTATACTTGTTTTAATTATGGTTTATGCTGGAGGAATGGGAAGTATTTCAGGTTCAGTTATTGCAGCATTTGTTTTAACATTTTTATCAGAAGGACTCAGAATTCTTCTTGGAAATCTCAGTGAAATTTTAAACTTTCCAATAGGTGATCAGTGGAGAATGGTATTATATTCTTTATTGCTTATTTTTATAATGCTTTTTAGAAGTGAAGGTTTAATGGGTATGAAGGAATTTAAATTCCTTATTCCAGAAGAGGAGGAATCACATGCAGAATGTTCTAAAAATTAA
- a CDS encoding branched-chain amino acid ABC transporter permease, with protein sequence MELIIQQLINGIQLGSIYALIALGYTMVYGIIRLINFAHGDYYMIGAYAAYGGYFLIGAIMGFRHSQTFHSAIIFILVLIISMLAGAFIATAANKLAYKPLRDKPRLSALITAIGVSMFLEYFLSALPFIGPSYRGFPEIIFKKNFSIGKSFISNYVLIDIIVSAVLMAFLLYIVKYTKVGKAMRAVSQDKDAAKLMGIDIEKIIFITFFIGGSFAGIAGLLSGLTYPRIFPYMGILPGLKAFISAVLGGIGNIPGAMVGSYILGIAETFASSINSLIGEGIAFAILVLVLLIRPQGLLGEKTADKI encoded by the coding sequence ATGGAATTAATAATTCAACAATTAATAAACGGTATACAACTCGGTAGTATTTATGCCCTTATTGCATTAGGTTATACTATGGTTTATGGTATAATTAGACTTATTAACTTTGCTCATGGTGATTATTATATGATAGGTGCATATGCTGCTTATGGGGGTTATTTTTTAATTGGAGCTATAATGGGATTCAGACATAGTCAAACTTTTCATTCTGCTATTATTTTTATTTTAGTACTTATCATAAGTATGCTAGCTGGCGCATTTATTGCTACTGCAGCAAATAAACTAGCTTATAAACCATTAAGGGATAAACCAAGATTATCTGCTTTAATTACTGCTATTGGTGTTTCAATGTTTCTTGAATATTTTTTATCAGCTTTACCTTTTATAGGACCATCTTATAGAGGATTCCCAGAAATAATTTTCAAGAAAAACTTTTCAATAGGTAAATCTTTTATTTCTAACTATGTTTTAATTGACATTATCGTATCAGCAGTATTAATGGCTTTTCTACTTTATATTGTAAAATATACTAAAGTTGGAAAAGCTATGAGAGCTGTATCACAAGATAAAGATGCTGCAAAATTAATGGGAATAGATATCGAAAAAATAATTTTTATAACTTTCTTTATTGGTGGTTCATTTGCAGGAATAGCTGGTCTTTTATCCGGCTTAACATATCCAAGAATATTTCCTTATATGGGAATTTTGCCAGGATTAAAAGCTTTTATTTCAGCTGTTCTTGGTGGTATTGGAAATATACCTGGAGCTATGGTTGGTAGCTATATTCTTGGCATAGCAGAAACCTTTGCATCTTCAATAAATTCTTTAATAGGTGAAGGAATTGCTTTTGCTATACTCGTTTTAGTATTACTTATAAGGCCTCAGGGATTACTAGGGGAGAAAACTGCTGATAAAATTTAA